The DNA region AGAAACAAACACCCTTGAAATCCTCCCACGGATACTCGAAATGAATCCCGGTCTTGCGGTTATCATGATTACCGCCTATGCGACCTTTGAAACTGCCGTGGAAGCGATAAAGCTCGGCGCAAAAGACTATCTTCCCAAACCTTTTACCCCGGCGCAGATACGCCATCTCGTTGAAAAAATCGCCGACACCATAGAGAAGGATCGAAAGATCGCCGATCTCGAAAGCCGGTTAAAAGAGTCTGTCCCTGAAATAACCTTTGATACCGGATCGCCAAAGATGAAGGCGGCGCTCGATACAATTATGAAAGCGGCGCCATCAGATGCAACGGTGTTGATCAAAGGGGAAAGCGGCACAGGGAAAGGCATTCTCGCCCGTACCCTTCACATGAAGAGTCCTCGCGGCGCCAGACCTTTTGTTACGGTCAACTGCCCCACGCTTTCCGGGGAACTCCTGACCAGTGAACTCTTCGGACACACACGTGGTGCCTTCACGGGCGCCATTCAGGATAAACAGGGAACAGTAGAGATAGCCGAAGGCGGGACATTGTTCTTAGACGAGATCAGCGAGATATCTCCTGGTCTGCAGGCCAAGCTGTTGAGATTTTTACAGGAGCGAATGTTCGAGCGCCTGGGTGAGACAAGAACCCGTCAGGCAAACGTAAGGATTGTTGCCGCAACAAACAAGGACCTGGAGCAGGCAGTAAAGGAAGGGAGGTTCCGGGAAGACCTCCTCTACAGAATAAACGTTATCGAGGTTACGGTTCCTCCGCTCAGGGAACGGGAACAGGATATTATCCCCCTGGCAAACAGCTTCCTCTCATTTTTTGCCAGGGATGAAAAAAAACCGCTCCCGGAGCTCTCAGGACCGACAAAGACAGTGATGGTCTCATATCCCTGGCCGGGAAATGTCAGGGAGCTTCGCAATGTCATAGAACGGGTCGTGATCTTATGTCCGTCACGAACCATTGAACCGGAATATCTGCCGGAGAGAATGGTCTTCCGTGAGGGATCCGGGTCAGCCAGGATCGGCGGCGATCACACCCTCGAAGAAATAGAAAAAGAGCATATCAGGACAGTGCTGGCACGTTCTGCCTCCCTTGAAGAGGCGGCTCAGGTGCTGGGCATTGATGCCTCGACCCTCTGGCGTAAACGAAAAAAACTCGACGACGAGTAACATCTCCTCCCTGACATTGCATTGTGCAACATCGTCAGGCCTTCGTCTTTCATATTGCAATTCCACGATCTCCCTTCAATAACAATAACCCACTGATTACATTGGTATTATAAGAAATATCTCTATGGCACGCCGGTTGCTATTATGTCAGCAAGAACTAATACTGGAGGTGCTTATGGTGGACACAATATTCTCCATTGTAATGCTGGTGTTTTTCGTGGTGGCCTGGGTCTACATGACCGGCTTCTGCAAGATGTAGGGAGGGACAGTTACATGGAATATACAATAGGCATGATTATGTCGATATTGCTCGGAATATATCTGGTCTACGCGCTCCTAAGGCCGGAACGTTTTTAAGGTGCTTCCCATGAATCTCTATGGATGGATACAGATTATTGTTTATTTTTTGGTGATCGTCGTTCTGGCAAAACCTCTTGGAACGTATCTCTATCGTGTCTTCGAGGATAAAAAGAGACCGCTTCCCGGAATCTTCGGAAGACCGGAACGTTTTATCTACAGGATATGCGGAATTGATGAGTCAAGGGAGCATACGGCTGCGGCATATACGGTTTCTCTGCTCTCTTTCAGTATGTTGTGCGTTCTCATAACCTATTGTGTTCAAAGGTTGCAGCATCTCTTCCCCTTCAACCCACAGGGTCTTGGACCAATAGCCCCTGACCTCGCCTTTAATACGGCGGTAAGCTTTACGACAAATACAAACT from Syntrophorhabdaceae bacterium includes:
- a CDS encoding sigma-54 dependent transcriptional regulator, with the protein product MAGIMPRVLIVDDEKNIRSTLTVCLEGTGCEVKAAGSADAAFRLLQHERFDLCFLDLKLGETNTLEILPRILEMNPGLAVIMITAYATFETAVEAIKLGAKDYLPKPFTPAQIRHLVEKIADTIEKDRKIADLESRLKESVPEITFDTGSPKMKAALDTIMKAAPSDATVLIKGESGTGKGILARTLHMKSPRGARPFVTVNCPTLSGELLTSELFGHTRGAFTGAIQDKQGTVEIAEGGTLFLDEISEISPGLQAKLLRFLQERMFERLGETRTRQANVRIVAATNKDLEQAVKEGRFREDLLYRINVIEVTVPPLREREQDIIPLANSFLSFFARDEKKPLPELSGPTKTVMVSYPWPGNVRELRNVIERVVILCPSRTIEPEYLPERMVFREGSGSARIGGDHTLEEIEKEHIRTVLARSASLEEAAQVLGIDASTLWRKRKKLDDE
- a CDS encoding potassium-transporting ATPase subunit KdpA; its protein translation is MNLYGWIQIIVYFLVIVVLAKPLGTYLYRVFEDKKRPLPGIFGRPERFIYRICGIDESREHTAAAYTVSLLSFSMLCVLITYCVQRLQHLFPFNPQGLGPIAPDLAFNTAVSFTTNTNWQAYGGETTMTYLTQMAALTWQNFVSAASGIAVALALSRGLVRSSVSGAKDTIGNFWVDLTRSVIYVLLPLSLIGSLV